A single Alosa sapidissima isolate fAloSap1 chromosome 17, fAloSap1.pri, whole genome shotgun sequence DNA region contains:
- the garem gene encoding GRB2-associated and regulator of MAPK protein 1 isoform X1, whose amino-acid sequence MDLGSMLYNNLKDVAWSTTTLSLDRLVSAYRLPQIVKLDGGQTVEGLRENDYLLIHSCRQWTTITAHSLEEGHYVIGPKIEIPVHYEGQFKLLEQDRDIKEPVQYFNSVEEVAKAFPERVYVMEEITFNVKMASGECNEDTEVYNITLSTGDELTLMGQAEILYTKTAKEKSRFNTILKRIGKLNSLGKLGRGKMPCLICMNHRTNESISLPFQCKGRFSTCSPLELQMQEGEHTIRTIVEKTRLPVNVTVPSSPPRNQHDLHLIREGHRYKLVNIQTKTVVVCCALRTNKVLPVHFPLHVATLPRLLLPEGLLHGEPWLETVVHRWFTFCQEQFDIDDYSRAVRDVRVDWSEEGKSPKKGGGGVGGTGGGGGGGGGGGGGGGGSGGGVGVGGSNGCPGHVHLPSSLSSARDELTQSFHRLSVCVYGSNLHGNSEVNLQGCVSLCGEYAPPAAPEPSPETDYLLPELTESSPSGTSSLKPDVPYEELWLDHMKNQAPCSSALTLTDHGKPVVRSNMTPVLQYPVSIPACPLLSSDLSLPPPPVPPKSEAVKEECRLLNAPPIPPRSSKQAGVPSCSTPVAAAAPLPLVKPRQQDTRSPSPTLSYYSSGLHNIRSGEKEACDSDEPSQPCYPCPWLRAGGEGSAGSSTSARLCPSPLDGTPSRLSWPNDFSGADSGDFASIHCRSYSSYPRKRTPGTPKASTSGPFDFEGTHRGGGGDGAGRGIASSSKSPLQSHPGQFHTKSTSYTLEVSRDKPIEECDAKQSQSCPILPPRTPKPSDAGKDTDTAAVAMTTAVVAAVVAAAAVVPDTTELVDSASKSSFEQQPQQQQEQQSATAPEVFTISYPHTDTSGSTWNPPIDLSGLSIEEVSRSLYFIGLSEDVVALFVREKIDGNLLLQLTEEILSEDFKLTKLQVKKLLQFIGGWRPKM is encoded by the exons gccaGACTGTGGAAGGATTGCGTGAAAATGACTACCTCTTGATTCACTCATGTCGACAGTGGACCACAATCACTGCCCATAGCCTGGAGGAAGGCCATTATGTCATCGGTCCTAAAATCGAGATCCCGGTCCATTACGAGG GCCAATTTAAGTTACTTGAACAGGACCGCGACATCAAGGAACCTGTGCAGTACTTTAACAGCGTGGAGGAAGTGGCCAAGGCTTTTCCCGAGCGGGTTTACGTGATGGAGGAAATCACTTTCAATGTCAAG ATGGCCTCAGGTGAGTGTAATGAGGACACAGAGGTTTACAACATCACCCTGAGCACGGGCGACGAGCTGACGCTCATGGGTCAGGCCGAAATCCTGTACACCAAGACGGCCAAGGAGAAGTCGCGCTTCAACACCATCCTCAAGCGCATCGGCAAGCTCAACTCGCTGGGCAAGCTGGGCCGCGGCAAGATGCCGTGTCTCATCTGCATGAACCACCGCACCAACGAGAGCATCAGCCTGCCCTTCCAGTGCAAGGGCCGCTTCAGCACGTGCTCGCCGCTGGAGCTGCAGATGCAAGAGGGCGAGCACACCATCCGCACTATCGTGGAGAAGACGCGGCTGCCGGTCAACGTGACGGTGCCCAGCAGCCCGCCACGCAACCAGCACGACCTGCACCTGATCCGCGAGGGCCACCGCTACAAGCTGGTCAACATCCAGACCAAGACGGTGGTGGTGTGCTGCGCGCTGCGCACCAACAAGGTGCTGCCCGTGCACTTCCCGCTGCACGTGGCCACGCTGCCTCGCCTGCTGCTGCCCGAGGGCCTGCTGCACGGCGAGCCGTGGCTGGAGACGGTGGTGCACCGCTGGTTCACCTTCTGCCAGGAGCAGTTCGACATCGACGACTACTCGCGGGCGGTGCGTGACGTGCGTGTGGACTGGAGCGAGGAGGGCAAGAGCCCCAAGAAGGGCGGGGGCGGGGTGGGTGGGACCGGAGGGGGcggagggggtggtggtggtggtggtggtggcggcggcgggAGTGGCGGAGGAGTCGGAGTGGGCGGCAGCAACGGCTGCCCGGGCCATGTGCACCTGCCCAGCTCGCTGAGCTCGGCCCGCGACGAGCTGACCCAGTCCTTCCACCGGCTCTCCGTCTGCGTCTACGGCAGCAACCTGCACGGCAACAGCGAGGTCAACCTGCAGGGCTGCGTGAGCCTGTGCGGCGAGTACGCACCGCCAGCAGCGCCCGAGCCCAGTCCCGAGACGGACTACCTGCTGCCCGAGCTGACCGAGAGCAGCCCAAGTGGGACCAGCTCTCTCAAGCCCGACGTGCCCTACGAAGAGCTGTGGCTCGACCACATGAAGAACCAGGCGCCATGCTCGTCTGCGCTAACACTAACAGACCACGGCAAGCCCGTTGTAAGGAGCAACATGACACCCGTGCTACAGTACCCAGTCAGCATCCCTGCCTGCCCCCTGTTAAGCTCGGACCTCAGTCTACCTCCACCGCCGGTGCCTCCCAAATCTGAAGCT GTGAAGGAGGAGTGCCGGCTCCTGAACGCCCCGCCCATCCCTCCACGGAGCTCCAAGCAGGCAGGCGTGCCCTCGTGTTCCACCCCAGTAGCCGCTGCTGCGCCGCTCCCCCTGGTCAAACCCCGACAGCAGGACACCCGTTCGCCCAGCCCCACCCTCTCCTACTACTCCTCTGGCCTTCACAACAT cAGAAGCGGTGAGAAGGAGGCGTGCGACTCAGATGAGCCGAGCCAGCCATGCTACCCGTGCCCCTGGCTGCGTGCGGGTGGCGAAGGCTCGGCCGGTAGCAGCACCAGCGCCCGTCTGTGCCCCTCGCCCCTGGACGGCACGCCATCCCGCCTGTCGTGGCCCAACGACTTTAGCGGCGCAGACTCGGGCGACTTTGCTTCCATCCACTGCCGCAGTTACTCCAGCTATCCGCGCAAGCGCACCCCCGGCACGCCCAAGGCCTCCACCTCTGGCCCGTTTGACTTTGAGGGGACCCacaggggtggaggtggagatgggGCAGGCAGGGGGATAGCGTCCTCCTCCAAATCCCCGCTGCAGTCCCACCCAGGTCAGTTCCACACCAAGTCCACCAGCTACACGCTGGAAGTGTCCAGAGACAAACCCATTGAGGAGTGCGATGCCAAGCAGAGCCAATCCTGCCCCATCTTGCCCCCGAGGACACCCAAGCCAAGCGACGCAGggaaggacacagacacagctgctGTCGCCATGACAACGGCAGTGGTGGCGGCGGTGGtagcggcagcagcagtggtgCCTGACACTACAGAACTGGTGGACTCTGCCTCTAAGAGCTCTTTTGAACAACAACCGCAAcaacagcaggagcagcagtcTGCCACCGCACCCGAGGTATTCACCATCTCGTACCCGCACACAGACACGTCAGGCTCGACGTGGAATCCGCCCATCGACCTGTCAGGACTGTCCATCGAGGAAGTGTCGCGCTCGCTGTACTTCATAGGACTGTCGGAAGATGTGGTGGCCCTGTTTGTGCGCGAGAAGATCGACGGCAACCTCCTCCTGCAGCTGACGGAGGAGATCCTCTCAGAGGACTTTAAGCTAACTAAGCTGCAGGTAAAGAAACTGTTGCAATTTATTGGTGGCTGGAGGCCCAAAATGTAg
- the garem gene encoding GRB2-associated and regulator of MAPK protein 1 isoform X2 → MDLGSMLYNNLKDVAWSTTTLSLDRLVSAYRLPQIVKLDGGQTVEGLRENDYLLIHSCRQWTTITAHSLEEGHYVIGPKIEIPVHYEGQFKLLEQDRDIKEPVQYFNSVEEVAKAFPERVYVMEEITFNVKMASGECNEDTEVYNITLSTGDELTLMGQAEILYTKTAKEKSRFNTILKRIGKLNSLGKLGRGKMPCLICMNHRTNESISLPFQCKGRFSTCSPLELQMQEGEHTIRTIVEKTRLPVNVTVPSSPPRNQHDLHLIREGHRYKLVNIQTKTVVVCCALRTNKVLPVHFPLHVATLPRLLLPEGLLHGEPWLETVVHRWFTFCQEQFDIDDYSRAVRDVRVDWSEEGKSPKKGGGGVGGTGGGGGGGGGGGGGGGGSGGGVGVGGSNGCPGHVHLPSSLSSARDELTQSFHRLSVCVYGSNLHGNSEVNLQGCVSLCGEYAPPAAPEPSPETDYLLPELTESSPSGTSSLKPDVPYEELWLDHMKNQAPCSSALTLTDHGKPVVRSNMTPVLQYPVSIPACPLLSSDLSLPPPPVPPKSEAVKEECRLLNAPPIPPRSSKQAGVPSCSTPVAAAAPLPLVKPRQQDTRSPSPTLSYYSSGLHNISGEKEACDSDEPSQPCYPCPWLRAGGEGSAGSSTSARLCPSPLDGTPSRLSWPNDFSGADSGDFASIHCRSYSSYPRKRTPGTPKASTSGPFDFEGTHRGGGGDGAGRGIASSSKSPLQSHPGQFHTKSTSYTLEVSRDKPIEECDAKQSQSCPILPPRTPKPSDAGKDTDTAAVAMTTAVVAAVVAAAAVVPDTTELVDSASKSSFEQQPQQQQEQQSATAPEVFTISYPHTDTSGSTWNPPIDLSGLSIEEVSRSLYFIGLSEDVVALFVREKIDGNLLLQLTEEILSEDFKLTKLQVKKLLQFIGGWRPKM, encoded by the exons gccaGACTGTGGAAGGATTGCGTGAAAATGACTACCTCTTGATTCACTCATGTCGACAGTGGACCACAATCACTGCCCATAGCCTGGAGGAAGGCCATTATGTCATCGGTCCTAAAATCGAGATCCCGGTCCATTACGAGG GCCAATTTAAGTTACTTGAACAGGACCGCGACATCAAGGAACCTGTGCAGTACTTTAACAGCGTGGAGGAAGTGGCCAAGGCTTTTCCCGAGCGGGTTTACGTGATGGAGGAAATCACTTTCAATGTCAAG ATGGCCTCAGGTGAGTGTAATGAGGACACAGAGGTTTACAACATCACCCTGAGCACGGGCGACGAGCTGACGCTCATGGGTCAGGCCGAAATCCTGTACACCAAGACGGCCAAGGAGAAGTCGCGCTTCAACACCATCCTCAAGCGCATCGGCAAGCTCAACTCGCTGGGCAAGCTGGGCCGCGGCAAGATGCCGTGTCTCATCTGCATGAACCACCGCACCAACGAGAGCATCAGCCTGCCCTTCCAGTGCAAGGGCCGCTTCAGCACGTGCTCGCCGCTGGAGCTGCAGATGCAAGAGGGCGAGCACACCATCCGCACTATCGTGGAGAAGACGCGGCTGCCGGTCAACGTGACGGTGCCCAGCAGCCCGCCACGCAACCAGCACGACCTGCACCTGATCCGCGAGGGCCACCGCTACAAGCTGGTCAACATCCAGACCAAGACGGTGGTGGTGTGCTGCGCGCTGCGCACCAACAAGGTGCTGCCCGTGCACTTCCCGCTGCACGTGGCCACGCTGCCTCGCCTGCTGCTGCCCGAGGGCCTGCTGCACGGCGAGCCGTGGCTGGAGACGGTGGTGCACCGCTGGTTCACCTTCTGCCAGGAGCAGTTCGACATCGACGACTACTCGCGGGCGGTGCGTGACGTGCGTGTGGACTGGAGCGAGGAGGGCAAGAGCCCCAAGAAGGGCGGGGGCGGGGTGGGTGGGACCGGAGGGGGcggagggggtggtggtggtggtggtggtggcggcggcgggAGTGGCGGAGGAGTCGGAGTGGGCGGCAGCAACGGCTGCCCGGGCCATGTGCACCTGCCCAGCTCGCTGAGCTCGGCCCGCGACGAGCTGACCCAGTCCTTCCACCGGCTCTCCGTCTGCGTCTACGGCAGCAACCTGCACGGCAACAGCGAGGTCAACCTGCAGGGCTGCGTGAGCCTGTGCGGCGAGTACGCACCGCCAGCAGCGCCCGAGCCCAGTCCCGAGACGGACTACCTGCTGCCCGAGCTGACCGAGAGCAGCCCAAGTGGGACCAGCTCTCTCAAGCCCGACGTGCCCTACGAAGAGCTGTGGCTCGACCACATGAAGAACCAGGCGCCATGCTCGTCTGCGCTAACACTAACAGACCACGGCAAGCCCGTTGTAAGGAGCAACATGACACCCGTGCTACAGTACCCAGTCAGCATCCCTGCCTGCCCCCTGTTAAGCTCGGACCTCAGTCTACCTCCACCGCCGGTGCCTCCCAAATCTGAAGCT GTGAAGGAGGAGTGCCGGCTCCTGAACGCCCCGCCCATCCCTCCACGGAGCTCCAAGCAGGCAGGCGTGCCCTCGTGTTCCACCCCAGTAGCCGCTGCTGCGCCGCTCCCCCTGGTCAAACCCCGACAGCAGGACACCCGTTCGCCCAGCCCCACCCTCTCCTACTACTCCTCTGGCCTTCACAACAT AAGCGGTGAGAAGGAGGCGTGCGACTCAGATGAGCCGAGCCAGCCATGCTACCCGTGCCCCTGGCTGCGTGCGGGTGGCGAAGGCTCGGCCGGTAGCAGCACCAGCGCCCGTCTGTGCCCCTCGCCCCTGGACGGCACGCCATCCCGCCTGTCGTGGCCCAACGACTTTAGCGGCGCAGACTCGGGCGACTTTGCTTCCATCCACTGCCGCAGTTACTCCAGCTATCCGCGCAAGCGCACCCCCGGCACGCCCAAGGCCTCCACCTCTGGCCCGTTTGACTTTGAGGGGACCCacaggggtggaggtggagatgggGCAGGCAGGGGGATAGCGTCCTCCTCCAAATCCCCGCTGCAGTCCCACCCAGGTCAGTTCCACACCAAGTCCACCAGCTACACGCTGGAAGTGTCCAGAGACAAACCCATTGAGGAGTGCGATGCCAAGCAGAGCCAATCCTGCCCCATCTTGCCCCCGAGGACACCCAAGCCAAGCGACGCAGggaaggacacagacacagctgctGTCGCCATGACAACGGCAGTGGTGGCGGCGGTGGtagcggcagcagcagtggtgCCTGACACTACAGAACTGGTGGACTCTGCCTCTAAGAGCTCTTTTGAACAACAACCGCAAcaacagcaggagcagcagtcTGCCACCGCACCCGAGGTATTCACCATCTCGTACCCGCACACAGACACGTCAGGCTCGACGTGGAATCCGCCCATCGACCTGTCAGGACTGTCCATCGAGGAAGTGTCGCGCTCGCTGTACTTCATAGGACTGTCGGAAGATGTGGTGGCCCTGTTTGTGCGCGAGAAGATCGACGGCAACCTCCTCCTGCAGCTGACGGAGGAGATCCTCTCAGAGGACTTTAAGCTAACTAAGCTGCAGGTAAAGAAACTGTTGCAATTTATTGGTGGCTGGAGGCCCAAAATGTAg
- the garem gene encoding GRB2-associated and regulator of MAPK protein 1 isoform X3, which yields MQPACFLGQFKLLEQDRDIKEPVQYFNSVEEVAKAFPERVYVMEEITFNVKMASGECNEDTEVYNITLSTGDELTLMGQAEILYTKTAKEKSRFNTILKRIGKLNSLGKLGRGKMPCLICMNHRTNESISLPFQCKGRFSTCSPLELQMQEGEHTIRTIVEKTRLPVNVTVPSSPPRNQHDLHLIREGHRYKLVNIQTKTVVVCCALRTNKVLPVHFPLHVATLPRLLLPEGLLHGEPWLETVVHRWFTFCQEQFDIDDYSRAVRDVRVDWSEEGKSPKKGGGGVGGTGGGGGGGGGGGGGGGGSGGGVGVGGSNGCPGHVHLPSSLSSARDELTQSFHRLSVCVYGSNLHGNSEVNLQGCVSLCGEYAPPAAPEPSPETDYLLPELTESSPSGTSSLKPDVPYEELWLDHMKNQAPCSSALTLTDHGKPVVRSNMTPVLQYPVSIPACPLLSSDLSLPPPPVPPKSEAVKEECRLLNAPPIPPRSSKQAGVPSCSTPVAAAAPLPLVKPRQQDTRSPSPTLSYYSSGLHNIRSGEKEACDSDEPSQPCYPCPWLRAGGEGSAGSSTSARLCPSPLDGTPSRLSWPNDFSGADSGDFASIHCRSYSSYPRKRTPGTPKASTSGPFDFEGTHRGGGGDGAGRGIASSSKSPLQSHPGQFHTKSTSYTLEVSRDKPIEECDAKQSQSCPILPPRTPKPSDAGKDTDTAAVAMTTAVVAAVVAAAAVVPDTTELVDSASKSSFEQQPQQQQEQQSATAPEVFTISYPHTDTSGSTWNPPIDLSGLSIEEVSRSLYFIGLSEDVVALFVREKIDGNLLLQLTEEILSEDFKLTKLQVKKLLQFIGGWRPKM from the exons ATGCAACCTGCTTGCTTTTTAG GCCAATTTAAGTTACTTGAACAGGACCGCGACATCAAGGAACCTGTGCAGTACTTTAACAGCGTGGAGGAAGTGGCCAAGGCTTTTCCCGAGCGGGTTTACGTGATGGAGGAAATCACTTTCAATGTCAAG ATGGCCTCAGGTGAGTGTAATGAGGACACAGAGGTTTACAACATCACCCTGAGCACGGGCGACGAGCTGACGCTCATGGGTCAGGCCGAAATCCTGTACACCAAGACGGCCAAGGAGAAGTCGCGCTTCAACACCATCCTCAAGCGCATCGGCAAGCTCAACTCGCTGGGCAAGCTGGGCCGCGGCAAGATGCCGTGTCTCATCTGCATGAACCACCGCACCAACGAGAGCATCAGCCTGCCCTTCCAGTGCAAGGGCCGCTTCAGCACGTGCTCGCCGCTGGAGCTGCAGATGCAAGAGGGCGAGCACACCATCCGCACTATCGTGGAGAAGACGCGGCTGCCGGTCAACGTGACGGTGCCCAGCAGCCCGCCACGCAACCAGCACGACCTGCACCTGATCCGCGAGGGCCACCGCTACAAGCTGGTCAACATCCAGACCAAGACGGTGGTGGTGTGCTGCGCGCTGCGCACCAACAAGGTGCTGCCCGTGCACTTCCCGCTGCACGTGGCCACGCTGCCTCGCCTGCTGCTGCCCGAGGGCCTGCTGCACGGCGAGCCGTGGCTGGAGACGGTGGTGCACCGCTGGTTCACCTTCTGCCAGGAGCAGTTCGACATCGACGACTACTCGCGGGCGGTGCGTGACGTGCGTGTGGACTGGAGCGAGGAGGGCAAGAGCCCCAAGAAGGGCGGGGGCGGGGTGGGTGGGACCGGAGGGGGcggagggggtggtggtggtggtggtggtggcggcggcgggAGTGGCGGAGGAGTCGGAGTGGGCGGCAGCAACGGCTGCCCGGGCCATGTGCACCTGCCCAGCTCGCTGAGCTCGGCCCGCGACGAGCTGACCCAGTCCTTCCACCGGCTCTCCGTCTGCGTCTACGGCAGCAACCTGCACGGCAACAGCGAGGTCAACCTGCAGGGCTGCGTGAGCCTGTGCGGCGAGTACGCACCGCCAGCAGCGCCCGAGCCCAGTCCCGAGACGGACTACCTGCTGCCCGAGCTGACCGAGAGCAGCCCAAGTGGGACCAGCTCTCTCAAGCCCGACGTGCCCTACGAAGAGCTGTGGCTCGACCACATGAAGAACCAGGCGCCATGCTCGTCTGCGCTAACACTAACAGACCACGGCAAGCCCGTTGTAAGGAGCAACATGACACCCGTGCTACAGTACCCAGTCAGCATCCCTGCCTGCCCCCTGTTAAGCTCGGACCTCAGTCTACCTCCACCGCCGGTGCCTCCCAAATCTGAAGCT GTGAAGGAGGAGTGCCGGCTCCTGAACGCCCCGCCCATCCCTCCACGGAGCTCCAAGCAGGCAGGCGTGCCCTCGTGTTCCACCCCAGTAGCCGCTGCTGCGCCGCTCCCCCTGGTCAAACCCCGACAGCAGGACACCCGTTCGCCCAGCCCCACCCTCTCCTACTACTCCTCTGGCCTTCACAACAT cAGAAGCGGTGAGAAGGAGGCGTGCGACTCAGATGAGCCGAGCCAGCCATGCTACCCGTGCCCCTGGCTGCGTGCGGGTGGCGAAGGCTCGGCCGGTAGCAGCACCAGCGCCCGTCTGTGCCCCTCGCCCCTGGACGGCACGCCATCCCGCCTGTCGTGGCCCAACGACTTTAGCGGCGCAGACTCGGGCGACTTTGCTTCCATCCACTGCCGCAGTTACTCCAGCTATCCGCGCAAGCGCACCCCCGGCACGCCCAAGGCCTCCACCTCTGGCCCGTTTGACTTTGAGGGGACCCacaggggtggaggtggagatgggGCAGGCAGGGGGATAGCGTCCTCCTCCAAATCCCCGCTGCAGTCCCACCCAGGTCAGTTCCACACCAAGTCCACCAGCTACACGCTGGAAGTGTCCAGAGACAAACCCATTGAGGAGTGCGATGCCAAGCAGAGCCAATCCTGCCCCATCTTGCCCCCGAGGACACCCAAGCCAAGCGACGCAGggaaggacacagacacagctgctGTCGCCATGACAACGGCAGTGGTGGCGGCGGTGGtagcggcagcagcagtggtgCCTGACACTACAGAACTGGTGGACTCTGCCTCTAAGAGCTCTTTTGAACAACAACCGCAAcaacagcaggagcagcagtcTGCCACCGCACCCGAGGTATTCACCATCTCGTACCCGCACACAGACACGTCAGGCTCGACGTGGAATCCGCCCATCGACCTGTCAGGACTGTCCATCGAGGAAGTGTCGCGCTCGCTGTACTTCATAGGACTGTCGGAAGATGTGGTGGCCCTGTTTGTGCGCGAGAAGATCGACGGCAACCTCCTCCTGCAGCTGACGGAGGAGATCCTCTCAGAGGACTTTAAGCTAACTAAGCTGCAGGTAAAGAAACTGTTGCAATTTATTGGTGGCTGGAGGCCCAAAATGTAg